The genomic interval ACCGGGACCTGGCCGACGAGCCCGACGACAGCCCCGAGGGCCTGCGCCGCGCCTCCGCGGCCAACCAGGACGCGGCGATCAAGGTGAACGTCCCCTCCAACACCACGATCATCGGCGTCGGCCGCGGCGCCGCCGTCAAGGGCGCCAGCCTCCAGATCAAGGGCGTCGACAACGTCATCGTCCGCAACCTCACCCTGGAGAGCCCGGTCGACTGCTTCCCGCAGTGGGACCCGACCGACGGCGACCGCGGCAACTGGAACAGCGAGTACGACACCGTCGTCGTGCACGGCTCGACCCACGTGTGGCTGGACCACAACACCTTCACCGACGGCGCGCACCCCGACAGCGCGGCCCCCACCCACTTCGGCATGCTCTACCAGCAGCACGACGGCCAACTCGACATCGTCCGGGGCGCGAACCACGTCACCGCCTCCTGGAACGTCTTCACCGAGCACGACAAGACGATCCTCATCGGCAACAGCGACAGCGAGTCCACCGCCGCGGGCGACCGCGGCAAGCTCAAGGTGACGTTCCACCACAATCTGTTCGAGGACCTCACCGAGCGGACCCCGCGCGTCCGTTTCGGGCAGGTCGACGTCTACAACAACCACTTCGTGGCCGGCCCCGGCTACGGCTACAGCTTCGGCATCGGCAAGGAGTCCCAGCTCGTCGCCGAGCACAACGCGTTCACCCTGCCCCGGGGCATCAGCCCGGCGAAGATCCTCAAGCGATGGAACGACGCGCCGCTCACCGCCCGGCACAACCTGGTCAACGGCAGGCCGGTCGACCTGATCGCCGTGCACAACGCGGAGGTCCCCGAGGAGACCCTGCGCTCCGGCGCCGGCTGGACGCCCACCCTGCGCAGGACCGTGCACCCCGCGTGGGCCGTGCCCGTCCTGGTCGGCCTCGGCGCGGGCGCCGGCCGCCTCCGCTGACCCGCATCCGCCGAACCGCCGGTGCGGTCCGCCCCCACTGCCGACCGCACCGGCCCCCGCCCGTCCCCCAAGGAGCACCCGCATGCCCTCGCCCCTGTCCCGGAGGAACGCCCTGCTGGCCGGCGCCGCGGCCGGCTCCGCCCTCGCCCTGGCCGCCGCACCCGCCCACGCGCACCGCCGCCCGCGCGGCCCGTTCGGCCGCCACGGCTCGCCGTCCGCGCGGCTCACCCCCACCACCCTGTACGTCCACCCGCGCGGCGCCGGCGACTTCACCGGCGTCCAGGCCGCCGTCGACGCCGCCACCGGCCCCGGACGCACCCTCGTCATCGCCCCCGGCGTCTACCGCGAGACCGTCTCCGTCCCCGCCGACCGCACGGACATGACCTGGATCGGCGCCTGTGACGACGCCCGTGACGTGGTCGTCGTCCACGACAACGCGGCCGGCACCCCCAAACCCGGAGGCGGCACCTACGGCACCTCCGGGTCGGCCACCACCACCCTGCGCCCCGACGGCTTCACCGCCCGCCGGATCACCTTCGCCAACGACTGGCTGCGCGCCGACCACCCCGGCATCAGCGGCACACAGGCCGTCGCCGTCAAGGTCATGGGCGACCGCAGCGCCTTCTTCGACTGCCGGTTCCTCGGCCACCAGGACACCCTCTACGCCGACTCGGCGTCCCCGGCCACCGTGGCCCGCCAGTACTTCGCGCGCTGCTACGCCGAGGGCGACGTCGACTTCGTCTTCGGCCGGGCCACGGCCGTCTTCGAGGACTGCCACTTCCGCACGCTGCTCCGCCCCGACCTGAGCTCCGCCCCCTTCGGCTTCGTCTTCGCGCCCTCCACCGCCGTCGCCGCCCCGCGGGGCTTCCTGGTCACCCGCAGCCGGATCAGCAGCGAGGCGCCGGACGGCTTCTACAAGCTGGCCCGTCCCTGGGTGCCCAGCTCCGACCCGACCGCCCGGCCCATGCTCACCGTCCGCGAGACCCGGATCGACGCGGGCATCGACGCGGTCGCCCCGTACGCGAACATGTCGAGCGGCCATCCCTGGCAGGAGCAGCGCTTCGCCGAGTACCGCAACACCGGACCGGGTGCCGTGATCACCGTGCCGGAGAACCGGCCGCAGCTCGACCGGGTCCGGGCCGCCTCCCACACCCCGCGGGCCCACCTCGGCGACTGGCGGCCCCGGTGACAGCCCCCGTCCCCGGCCCGCCCGGCCTCCACCGGGCGCTCAGGGACGACCTGCGCTTCCCGCTCGCCTGGGGCACCTCGCCGGTCCGGGACTTCCCCGCGTGGCGGCGGGCGGCCCGGGCCAAGGTCGAGGAACTGCTCGTCGTGCCCCGCCAGGACGGCCTCCCGTACGCGCCGCGGTACACGGACCGCTCGGAGGCCGACGGCTTCACGCGCGAACTCGTGACCGTCACCCTCACCCGCCACACGCGGGTCCGCGGTGCCCTGCTCACCCCGCGGGGCACCGGCCCCTTCCCGGCCGTACTGCTGCTGCACGACCACGGCTCCCGGTTCGACATCGGCAAGGAGAAGGCCGTCCGGCCCTGGTACGACGACGCCCGGCTCGCCTCCGCCGGGGAATGGGCCGGCCGGCACTTCGACGGCCGCTTCGTCGGGGACGAACTCGCCCGGCGCGGCCACGTCGTGCTCTGCCTGGACGCCCTCGGCTGGGGCGAGCGCGGGCCCCTCGCCTACGAGCAGCAACAGGCGCTGGCGAGCAACCTCTTCCACCTCGGCTCCTCGCTCGCCGGACTCCACGCCCGCGAGGACCAGCGGGCCGCGGCCTTCCTGGCGGGACTGGACCGGGTGGACGCGCGCCGGGTCGCCGCCCTCGGG from Streptomyces sp. DH-12 carries:
- a CDS encoding polysaccharide lyase family 1 protein; amino-acid sequence: MNAFVWHVHGRRAGVLAGCTALALALTGTAAQAHTPAHAHRDPARQTLPAGDGWAAHGTGTTGGAAADAAHVRTVTDWDQFTAALAEGGDAPKIIKVKGTLDAVADGCDALAAPGYDFDAYLETYAPETWGLDRDLADEPDDSPEGLRRASAANQDAAIKVNVPSNTTIIGVGRGAAVKGASLQIKGVDNVIVRNLTLESPVDCFPQWDPTDGDRGNWNSEYDTVVVHGSTHVWLDHNTFTDGAHPDSAAPTHFGMLYQQHDGQLDIVRGANHVTASWNVFTEHDKTILIGNSDSESTAAGDRGKLKVTFHHNLFEDLTERTPRVRFGQVDVYNNHFVAGPGYGYSFGIGKESQLVAEHNAFTLPRGISPAKILKRWNDAPLTARHNLVNGRPVDLIAVHNAEVPEETLRSGAGWTPTLRRTVHPAWAVPVLVGLGAGAGRLR
- a CDS encoding pectinesterase family protein; translation: MPSPLSRRNALLAGAAAGSALALAAAPAHAHRRPRGPFGRHGSPSARLTPTTLYVHPRGAGDFTGVQAAVDAATGPGRTLVIAPGVYRETVSVPADRTDMTWIGACDDARDVVVVHDNAAGTPKPGGGTYGTSGSATTTLRPDGFTARRITFANDWLRADHPGISGTQAVAVKVMGDRSAFFDCRFLGHQDTLYADSASPATVARQYFARCYAEGDVDFVFGRATAVFEDCHFRTLLRPDLSSAPFGFVFAPSTAVAAPRGFLVTRSRISSEAPDGFYKLARPWVPSSDPTARPMLTVRETRIDAGIDAVAPYANMSSGHPWQEQRFAEYRNTGPGAVITVPENRPQLDRVRAASHTPRAHLGDWRPR
- a CDS encoding dienelactone hydrolase family protein; amino-acid sequence: MTAPVPGPPGLHRALRDDLRFPLAWGTSPVRDFPAWRRAARAKVEELLVVPRQDGLPYAPRYTDRSEADGFTRELVTVTLTRHTRVRGALLTPRGTGPFPAVLLLHDHGSRFDIGKEKAVRPWYDDARLASAGEWAGRHFDGRFVGDELARRGHVVLCLDALGWGERGPLAYEQQQALASNLFHLGSSLAGLHAREDQRAAAFLAGLDRVDARRVAALGFSMGGYRAWQVAALSDDVAAAASVCWMTGLREMMVPGNNTLRGQSAFHMLHPGLARYLDIPDVASIAAPKPMLFFHGGRDALFPAGGVRAAYDRLRAVWRSCGAEERLRLKTWPEAGHVFDAAMQDEVHAWLGSVLRG